Proteins co-encoded in one Papaver somniferum cultivar HN1 chromosome 5, ASM357369v1, whole genome shotgun sequence genomic window:
- the LOC113280569 gene encoding protein DETOXIFICATION 16-like, with protein sequence MERKEEKSSLNSPLILRNREENKAEIITEQVKKQLWLSGPLITVNLLQFCIQLISVMFVGHLGELSLSGASMATSFATVTGFSLLMGMASALDTLCGKSYGARQYHMLGIHMQRGMFIVLLVSIPLAFVLSSTCRILLVVGKYPEISAEAGVYARYMIPCLFGYGLLQCHVRFLQTQNIVSPMMVSSAMTVSLHFLVCWVLVFKAGLENKGATIATSISCWINLTLLVLYVKYSGKCERTWTGFSMEALHDILNFISLAIPSAIMV encoded by the exons ATGGAGAGAAAGGAAGAAAAAAGCAGTTTGAATTCTCCATTAATATTacgaaatagagaagaaaataaggcAGAGATTATTACTGAACAAGTGAAGAAACAATTATGGTTATCTGGACCTCTTATAACAGTTAATCTCTTACAGTTCTGCATACAATTGATTTCAGTTATGTTTGTTGGTCATCTTGGTGAACTCTCACTCTCTGGTGCTTCAATGGCTACTTCTTTTGCAACTGTTACTGGTTTCAGCTTACTG ATGGGAATGGCAAGTGCATTAGACACGCTATGTGGGAAATCTTACGGAGCGAGACAATATCATATGCTAGGCATACATATGCAAAGGGGAATGTTTATTGTTTTACTAGTTAGCATTCCGCTAGCTTTCGTTTTGTCCAGCACATGTCGTATTCTCTTAGTTGTGGGAAAATATCCTGAAATATCAGCCGAAGCAGGAGTTTATGCTCGTTATATGATCCCTTGCTTATTCGGGTATGGACTTCTTCAATGTCATGTCAGGTTTCTACAAACACAAAACATAGTTTCCCCAATGATGGTAAGTTCTGCAATGACGGTGTCACTGCACTTTCTTGTATGTTGGGTTCTGGTTTTCAAAGCTGGCCTAGAAAATAAAGGTGCTACAATTGCGACTTCCATATCTTGTTGGATCAATCTGACGCTTCTAGTACTTTATGTTAAGTACTCTGGTAAATGCGAAAGGACGTGGACTGGTTTCTCAATGGAAGCACTCCATGACATTCTTAACTTTATAAGCCTCGCAATTCCTTCTGCCATCATGGTCTAG
- the LOC113284302 gene encoding protein DETOXIFICATION 16-like isoform X3: MMEKKEETCSLNSPLISPNREENKAEIIIEEVKKQLWLSGPLITVNLLHFCIQLISVMFVGHLGELSLSGASMATSFATVTGFSLLMGMASALDTLCGQSYGAKQYHMLGIHMQRGMFILLLVSIPLAFALANTCRILIFVGQDPEISAQAGVYAGYMIPCLFGYALLQCYVRFLQTQNIVFPMMYSGKCERTWTGFSKEALHDILNFIRLAIPSAIMVCLEVWSFELVVLLSGLLPNPKLETSVLSICLNTGSLVSMISSGLSSAVSTRVSNELGADNPQAARLAVKVALVLAASQGILIGAIMILVRNIWGSAYSTEKEVVDYVALMMPILAVSNFIGGLQVVLSGTARGCGWQKIGAYVNLGSYYLVGIPSAVLLAFVLHAGGKGLWVGMVCALFVQGFSLLIITVRTNWEQEAKRASERVYDAAIPVTIVS, translated from the exons atgatggagaaaaaggAAGAAACATGCAGTTTGAATTCTCCATTAATATCACCAAATAGAGAAGAAAACAAGGCAGAGATtattattgaagaagtgaagaaacaaTTATGGTTATCTGGACCTCTAATAACAGTTAATCTCCTACACTTCTGCATACAGTTGATTTCAGTTATGTTTGTTGGTCATCTTGGTGAACTCTCACTCTCTGGTGCTTCAATGGCTACTTCTTTTGCAACTGTTACTGGTTTCAGCTTGCTG ATGGGAATGGCAAGTGCATTAGATACTCTTTGTGGTCAATCTTACGGAGCAAAACAGTATCATATGTTAGGCATACATATGCAAAGGGGAATGTTTATTCTTTTACTAGTTAGCATTCCACTGGCTTTTGCTTTGGCTAACACATGCCGTATTCTCATATTTGTGGGACAAGATCCTGAAATATCAGCCCAAGCAGGAGTTTATGCTGGATATATGATCCCTTGCCTATTCGGGTATGCACTTCTTCAATGTTATGTCAGGTTTCTACAAACCCAAAACATAGTCTTTCCAATGATG TACTCTGGTAAATGTGAAAGGACTTGGACTGGTTTCTCAAAAGAAGCACTCCATGACATTCTTAACTTTATAAGACTCGCAATTCCTTCTGCCATCATGGTCTG CTTAGAAGTGTGGTCTTTCGAGCTGGTGGTTCTGCTATCGGGTTTGCTTCCCAATCCAAAGCTAGAAACTTCGGTGTTATCGATCTG CTTAAACACCGGTTCATTAGTCTCAATGATCTCATCTGGACTCAGTAGTGCAGTAAG CACAAGAGTTTCGAATGAGCTAGGAGCAGATAATCCTCAGGCTGCGCGTTTAGCAGTAAAAGTTGCGCTTGTTTTGGCAGCCTCACAGGGAATTCTAATAGGCGCAATCATGATTTTGGTACGCAATATTTGGGGCAGTGCTTATAGCACAGAGAAAGAGGTGGTGGATTATGTAGCGCTCATGATGCCAATCCTTGCCGTCTCCAACTTCATTGGCGGACTTCAAGTCGTTCTTTCAG GTACGGCTAGAGGATGTGGTTGGCAAAAGATTGGTGCTTATGTCAATCTGGGATCTTATTACCTTGTCGGAATTCCTTCTGCAGTTCTATTAGCTTTTGTTCTACATGCCGGAGGAAAG GGACTTTGGGTTGGGATGGTATGCGCACTCTTTGTTCAAGGTTTTTCGCTTCTTATCATCACTGTACGCACCAATTGGGAGCAAGAA GCGAAACGAGCGTCAGAAAGAGTTTACGATGCTGCAATTCCTGTAACTATAGTGTCATAA
- the LOC113284302 gene encoding protein DETOXIFICATION 16-like isoform X2 yields the protein MMEKKEETCSLNSPLISPNREENKAEIIIEEVKKQLWLSGPLITVNLLHFCIQLISVMFVGHLGELSLSGASMATSFATVTGFSLLMGMASALDTLCGQSYGAKQYHMLGIHMQRGMFILLLVSIPLAFALANTCRILIFVGQDPEISAQAGVYAGYMIPCLFGYALLQCYVRFLQTQNIVFPMMVSSAMTALMHFLVCWVLVFKVGLGNKGAAIATSISCWINLTFLVLYVKYSGKCERTWTGFSKEALHDILNFIRLAIPSAIMVCLEVWSFELVVLLSGLLPNPKLETSVLSICLNTGSLVSMISSGLSSAVSTRVSNELGADNPQAARLAVKVALVLAASQGILIGAIMILVRNIWGSAYSTEKEVVDYVALMMPILAVSNFIGGLQVVLSGTARGCGWQKIGAYVNLGSYYLVGIPSAVLLAFVLHAGGKGLWVGMVCALFVQGFSLLIITVRTNWEQEAKRASERVYDAAIPVTIVS from the exons atgatggagaaaaaggAAGAAACATGCAGTTTGAATTCTCCATTAATATCACCAAATAGAGAAGAAAACAAGGCAGAGATtattattgaagaagtgaagaaacaaTTATGGTTATCTGGACCTCTAATAACAGTTAATCTCCTACACTTCTGCATACAGTTGATTTCAGTTATGTTTGTTGGTCATCTTGGTGAACTCTCACTCTCTGGTGCTTCAATGGCTACTTCTTTTGCAACTGTTACTGGTTTCAGCTTGCTG ATGGGAATGGCAAGTGCATTAGATACTCTTTGTGGTCAATCTTACGGAGCAAAACAGTATCATATGTTAGGCATACATATGCAAAGGGGAATGTTTATTCTTTTACTAGTTAGCATTCCACTGGCTTTTGCTTTGGCTAACACATGCCGTATTCTCATATTTGTGGGACAAGATCCTGAAATATCAGCCCAAGCAGGAGTTTATGCTGGATATATGATCCCTTGCCTATTCGGGTATGCACTTCTTCAATGTTATGTCAGGTTTCTACAAACCCAAAACATAGTCTTTCCAATGATGGTAAGTTCTGCAATGACGGCCTTGATGCATTTTCTTGTGTGTTGGGTTCTGGTTTTCAAAGTTGGCCTAGGAAATAAAGGTGCTGCAATAGCGACCTCCATATCTTGTTGGATCAATCTGACATTTCTCGTACTTTATGTTAAGTACTCTGGTAAATGTGAAAGGACTTGGACTGGTTTCTCAAAAGAAGCACTCCATGACATTCTTAACTTTATAAGACTCGCAATTCCTTCTGCCATCATGGTCTG CTTAGAAGTGTGGTCTTTCGAGCTGGTGGTTCTGCTATCGGGTTTGCTTCCCAATCCAAAGCTAGAAACTTCGGTGTTATCGATCTG CTTAAACACCGGTTCATTAGTCTCAATGATCTCATCTGGACTCAGTAGTGCAGTAAG CACAAGAGTTTCGAATGAGCTAGGAGCAGATAATCCTCAGGCTGCGCGTTTAGCAGTAAAAGTTGCGCTTGTTTTGGCAGCCTCACAGGGAATTCTAATAGGCGCAATCATGATTTTGGTACGCAATATTTGGGGCAGTGCTTATAGCACAGAGAAAGAGGTGGTGGATTATGTAGCGCTCATGATGCCAATCCTTGCCGTCTCCAACTTCATTGGCGGACTTCAAGTCGTTCTTTCAG GTACGGCTAGAGGATGTGGTTGGCAAAAGATTGGTGCTTATGTCAATCTGGGATCTTATTACCTTGTCGGAATTCCTTCTGCAGTTCTATTAGCTTTTGTTCTACATGCCGGAGGAAAG GGACTTTGGGTTGGGATGGTATGCGCACTCTTTGTTCAAGGTTTTTCGCTTCTTATCATCACTGTACGCACCAATTGGGAGCAAGAA GCGAAACGAGCGTCAGAAAGAGTTTACGATGCTGCAATTCCTGTAACTATAGTGTCATAA
- the LOC113284302 gene encoding protein DETOXIFICATION 16-like isoform X1, translating into MMEKKEETCSLNSPLISPNREENKAEIIIEEVKKQLWLSGPLITVNLLHFCIQLISVMFVGHLGELSLSGASMATSFATVTGFSLLMGMASALDTLCGQSYGAKQYHMLGIHMQRGMFILLLVSIPLAFALANTCRILIFVGQDPEISAQAGVYAGYMIPCLFGYALLQCYVRFLQTQNIVFPMMVSSAMTALMHFLVCWVLVFKVGLGNKGAAIATSISCWINLTFLVLYVKYSGKCERTWTGFSKEALHDILNFIRLAIPSAIMVCLEVWSFELVVLLSGLLPNPKLETSVLSICLNTGSLVSMISSGLSSAVSTRVSNELGADNPQAARLAVKVALVLAASQGILIGAIMILVRNIWGSAYSTEKEVVDYVALMMPILAVSNFIGGLQVVLSGTARGCGWQKIGAYVNLGSYYLVGIPSAVLLAFVLHAGGKGLWVGMVCALFVQGFSLLIITVRTNWEQEVKQFLPSFFQNLQTNFFSPCWL; encoded by the exons atgatggagaaaaaggAAGAAACATGCAGTTTGAATTCTCCATTAATATCACCAAATAGAGAAGAAAACAAGGCAGAGATtattattgaagaagtgaagaaacaaTTATGGTTATCTGGACCTCTAATAACAGTTAATCTCCTACACTTCTGCATACAGTTGATTTCAGTTATGTTTGTTGGTCATCTTGGTGAACTCTCACTCTCTGGTGCTTCAATGGCTACTTCTTTTGCAACTGTTACTGGTTTCAGCTTGCTG ATGGGAATGGCAAGTGCATTAGATACTCTTTGTGGTCAATCTTACGGAGCAAAACAGTATCATATGTTAGGCATACATATGCAAAGGGGAATGTTTATTCTTTTACTAGTTAGCATTCCACTGGCTTTTGCTTTGGCTAACACATGCCGTATTCTCATATTTGTGGGACAAGATCCTGAAATATCAGCCCAAGCAGGAGTTTATGCTGGATATATGATCCCTTGCCTATTCGGGTATGCACTTCTTCAATGTTATGTCAGGTTTCTACAAACCCAAAACATAGTCTTTCCAATGATGGTAAGTTCTGCAATGACGGCCTTGATGCATTTTCTTGTGTGTTGGGTTCTGGTTTTCAAAGTTGGCCTAGGAAATAAAGGTGCTGCAATAGCGACCTCCATATCTTGTTGGATCAATCTGACATTTCTCGTACTTTATGTTAAGTACTCTGGTAAATGTGAAAGGACTTGGACTGGTTTCTCAAAAGAAGCACTCCATGACATTCTTAACTTTATAAGACTCGCAATTCCTTCTGCCATCATGGTCTG CTTAGAAGTGTGGTCTTTCGAGCTGGTGGTTCTGCTATCGGGTTTGCTTCCCAATCCAAAGCTAGAAACTTCGGTGTTATCGATCTG CTTAAACACCGGTTCATTAGTCTCAATGATCTCATCTGGACTCAGTAGTGCAGTAAG CACAAGAGTTTCGAATGAGCTAGGAGCAGATAATCCTCAGGCTGCGCGTTTAGCAGTAAAAGTTGCGCTTGTTTTGGCAGCCTCACAGGGAATTCTAATAGGCGCAATCATGATTTTGGTACGCAATATTTGGGGCAGTGCTTATAGCACAGAGAAAGAGGTGGTGGATTATGTAGCGCTCATGATGCCAATCCTTGCCGTCTCCAACTTCATTGGCGGACTTCAAGTCGTTCTTTCAG GTACGGCTAGAGGATGTGGTTGGCAAAAGATTGGTGCTTATGTCAATCTGGGATCTTATTACCTTGTCGGAATTCCTTCTGCAGTTCTATTAGCTTTTGTTCTACATGCCGGAGGAAAG GGACTTTGGGTTGGGATGGTATGCGCACTCTTTGTTCAAGGTTTTTCGCTTCTTATCATCACTGTACGCACCAATTGGGAGCAAGAAGTAAAACAATTTTTACCCTCATTCTTTCAAAATCttcaaacaaattttttttcccCCTGTTGGTTATGA